Part of the Egibacteraceae bacterium genome, ACGAGCCGGCCGGCGTGCCCGGCCACGGTCGCCGTGGGCAGGCCGAGGTCGGACAGTCCCACGACGAGGGGTTCGCGCACCTCGTCCGCGAGCTGGCCCAGCCCCGACCCGAGGGTGAGCAGCAGCGCGGGACGGAACGCGCCGAGGCGCGCGCGGAGCTTGGCGCCGGGGTCGGTCAAGGAAGGCGGCTCGGGTCGGGGTCCACGCCGGGGAGAGGCATGCTCGTGCTCACTCGCGCGACATCTCCTCCTTCAGCCGGTCGATGAGCGCGATCGGGGTGGGGTCGCAGTCCCGGGCCAGTGCGGCGTAGATGCTCGTGAGGTCGGCGAGCATGAGCAGCGACGCGAGGCGGGCGAGCGGCGGCCCGCCGTGGGCGGTGAGCTCGACGACCTCGTCGAGATGGTCCGCCGCGAGGTCCTCGAGATGGCCGATCCGCCGGGTCATGCGGGGATGCTCGCCCTGCGGGTCGCGCATGAGGACGAGCGGGGTGTCCTTCCAAAGGTCCGGGTGATCCTGCCAGCCGACGATCTCGTTGTGCGTCACCTCCGGCAGCTCGCCGAAGAACGCGGGGACCTTCGCGTTCTCGTTCAGCTGGGACTTCAACCGGTAGGCGGCGACGGAGGCGAGGGGTCGCGCGCCCTGCACGACGACGATGCCCGCCTCCGCGATGCGCGCACCGAGCCGCTTGACCGGGTTGTCCGCGCACGGGACGTCGCGGCCGCAGGCGGCGAGCACCGCGCGCTGCACGGCGAGGGTCTCCTCGAGCCCGTCGTCGAGGCCGAGCGCGGCGAGGACTGGGACGGCGAGGGCGCCGAGCGAGTGGCGGGGCTGCCATGCCCGGGGCACCGACACCCAGGGATGCCCGCGGTCCTCGCAGAGCTCGGCGAGGCGGCCCCCACCCGCGACGACGAGCAGCCCCGCGCGGCGGCGCAGCGCCTCCTCAGCGCCGGAGAGCGTCTCCTCGGTGTTGCCGGAGCACGAGACCGCCACGACGAGGGAGCGGTTCCCGACGTGCGCGGGCAGCCCGTAGGTCTTGTGGACGACGATGGGGACGGCGAGGCGCTCGGCGGCAAGACCCGCGACGACGTCGGCGCAGATCCCCGACCCGCCGACGCCGGTGACGAGGACGCTGTCCACACCGTTGAGGTCGATGCGCGGGGGCCGGGGTGCCGCGGCCCACTGGACGCTCGTGGCCTCCACGTCGCCGAGCGCGTCGGCCGGGTCGACCGCGCCGAAGCGATCCGGCTGGTCGAGATCCATCAGGACCGCTTCTTGCTCTCCGGCCGGGTGGCCTCCTCCACGAGCATGACGGGGATGTCGTCGCGAACGGGGTAGTGCAACCCGCACTGCGTGCAGATGATGAGGCTGCGCCGGGGCTTGTAGTCGATCGCGCCATGGCAGGCCGGGCACACGAGCAGCTCGATGAGTTGCGAGTCGACAGGCAACAACGGACTCCTTCCGTCAGGTGCGGACGAGCTCGAGCACCCGGTCGCGCACGCGCTCCATGGTCGCACGATCCTTCGCCTCGACGTTGAGGCGCAGCAGCGGCTCGGTGTTGGACGGGCGGAGGTTGAACCACCAGTCGCCGCCGTCCACGGTGAGGCCGTCGGCCCAGTCGGCGTCGCCGGAGTCGGAGAACGCCTCGGCGACCCGGTTGGTCGCCGCGTCCTGGTCGACGACCTCGGTGTTCACCTCGCCCGACTGCACGTAGCGGTCGTAGGGGGCGATGATCTCGGACAGCGTGCCCCCGTGCTCTCCGAGCGCCTCGAGCAGGAGGACGGCGGCGATCAAGCCGGAGTCGGCGCGGAAGTTGTCGCGGAAGTAGTAGTGGCCGGAGTGCTCGCCCGCGAAGATCGCGCCGGTGTCCTTCATGAGCGCCTTGATGAACGAGTGGCCGACGCGGGTGCGGATCGCCGAACCGCCGGCGGCCTCGATGGTCTCGGGCACGATCTTCGAGCAGATGAGGTTGTAGAGCACGGTTTCGCCGGGGTGGCGCCCCAGGAGCGTCTCGGCGATCACCGCCGTGACGAGGGAGGGCGCCACGGGGCGGCCCCGCTCGTCGACGCAGAACATGCGGTCAGCGTCGCCGTCGAACGCGAGCCCGAGCGCACAGCCCTCCGCCGTCACCGCGGCCTGGAGGTCGACGAGGTTCTCCGGTTCGATCGGGTTCGCCGGATGGTTGGGGAACGTGCCGTCGAGCTCGAAGTACAGCGGCACGAGGTCGACGGGCAGGCCGGCGAACACCGGCGGCACGACGAGGCCGGCCATCCCGTTGCCGGCGTCGACCGCCACCTTGACCGGGCGCATGCGCTCGGCCTGCAGGAAGCTCAGCACGTGCTCGGCGTAGTCGTCGATGAGGTCGTCGGTGCGCAGGTCCCCCGTGGCGTGCACCTGCGGCAGATCACCGGACTGCGCCCGATCGCGGATGGTCGCAAGGCCGGTGTCGAGGGACACCGGTTCGGCGCCGGCCCTGCAGACCTTCAGCCCGTTGTAGGCCGCGGGGTTGTGGCTGGCCGTCCAGATGGCTCCCGGCAGCCCGAGACGCCCGGAGGCGTAGTAGAGCAGGTCGGTGGAGGCCAGGCCGATGTCGACGGCGTCCACGCCCTGCGCGCGCACGCCCTCGATGAAGGCGGCGGCGAGCTCGGGTGAGGACGGGCGCATGTCGCGGGCGACGATGACCGCCTCGCCGTGCAGCTCGACCGCGCACGCGCGGCCCAGGGCCCGAGCGACCTCCGCGTCGAGCTGCTCGGGCACAAGGCCG contains:
- a CDS encoding bifunctional phosphoglucose/phosphomannose isomerase, with protein sequence MDLDQPDRFGAVDPADALGDVEATSVQWAAAPRPPRIDLNGVDSVLVTGVGGSGICADVVAGLAAERLAVPIVVHKTYGLPAHVGNRSLVVAVSCSGNTEETLSGAEEALRRRAGLLVVAGGGRLAELCEDRGHPWVSVPRAWQPRHSLGALAVPVLAALGLDDGLEETLAVQRAVLAACGRDVPCADNPVKRLGARIAEAGIVVVQGARPLASVAAYRLKSQLNENAKVPAFFGELPEVTHNEIVGWQDHPDLWKDTPLVLMRDPQGEHPRMTRRIGHLEDLAADHLDEVVELTAHGGPPLARLASLLMLADLTSIYAALARDCDPTPIALIDRLKEEMSRE
- a CDS encoding Trm112 family protein; translated protein: MPVDSQLIELLVCPACHGAIDYKPRRSLIICTQCGLHYPVRDDIPVMLVEEATRPESKKRS
- a CDS encoding phosphomannomutase/phosphoglucomutase, coding for MLDLTPIVKAYDIRGLVPEQLDAEVARALGRACAVELHGEAVIVARDMRPSSPELAAAFIEGVRAQGVDAVDIGLASTDLLYYASGRLGLPGAIWTASHNPAAYNGLKVCRAGAEPVSLDTGLATIRDRAQSGDLPQVHATGDLRTDDLIDDYAEHVLSFLQAERMRPVKVAVDAGNGMAGLVVPPVFAGLPVDLVPLYFELDGTFPNHPANPIEPENLVDLQAAVTAEGCALGLAFDGDADRMFCVDERGRPVAPSLVTAVIAETLLGRHPGETVLYNLICSKIVPETIEAAGGSAIRTRVGHSFIKALMKDTGAIFAGEHSGHYYFRDNFRADSGLIAAVLLLEALGEHGGTLSEIIAPYDRYVQSGEVNTEVVDQDAATNRVAEAFSDSGDADWADGLTVDGGDWWFNLRPSNTEPLLRLNVEAKDRATMERVRDRVLELVRT